The proteins below are encoded in one region of Deltaproteobacteria bacterium:
- a CDS encoding long-chain-fatty-acid--CoA ligase, with protein sequence MEVPLLVDDFLRRAAQVYPEKLAVVDGERRFSYRELAARVNRLARALQRLGVGPGDRVCILSPNSHFFLESFYATSWIGAILVPLNYRLLAADHEYILNHAGVATVLVDWEYVEVVDGIRPRLSTVRSYVVAQESGAAPAGWLDWNALLAVESDEPPPAPARSENDVVSLNYTSGTTARPKGVMLTHRNCYLNAYNLIAHLRISHDDVELWTLPMFHCNGWGGVYALTGMGGTHVVLRSIDAKRIYELIEQNGVTFACMAPAVLRTVLDYPDKAKHEIATKPRFTVAGAPPPAAFIERLETELGWDFIQIYGLTETAPVLTVSHPDFATEKEDWARRSRAGVPALGVEIAVLDANEQPVPRDGKAVGEVCARSNVVFAGYWLQPEETAAAVYGGYFHTGDLAVWDEIGSIHIVDRKKDVIISGGENISSPDIEAALFRHPAVLECAVIGVPHEKWGETPKALVVLRPGSSADEKELIAFCREHLAHFKCPTSVDFMDALPRTATGKLQKFMLREKYWKGGRRVN encoded by the coding sequence GTGGAGGTCCCGCTCCTGGTCGACGACTTCCTGCGCCGCGCGGCGCAGGTGTATCCCGAGAAGCTCGCGGTCGTCGACGGCGAGCGGCGCTTCAGCTACCGGGAGCTTGCAGCGCGCGTGAACCGGCTCGCGCGCGCGCTGCAGCGGCTCGGCGTCGGGCCGGGCGATCGCGTCTGCATCCTCTCGCCGAACTCGCACTTCTTCCTGGAGAGCTTCTACGCGACCAGCTGGATCGGCGCGATCCTGGTGCCGCTGAACTACCGCCTGCTCGCCGCCGACCACGAGTACATCCTGAACCACGCCGGTGTCGCAACGGTGCTGGTCGACTGGGAGTACGTCGAGGTCGTCGACGGGATCCGGCCGCGGCTCTCGACCGTGCGGAGCTACGTGGTGGCGCAGGAGAGCGGCGCGGCGCCGGCGGGCTGGCTGGACTGGAACGCGCTTCTCGCGGTCGAGTCCGACGAACCTCCGCCCGCGCCGGCGCGCTCGGAGAACGACGTCGTCTCGCTGAACTACACCTCGGGAACCACCGCGCGCCCCAAGGGCGTGATGCTCACGCACCGCAACTGCTACCTGAACGCGTACAACCTGATCGCGCACCTGCGCATCTCGCACGACGACGTGGAGCTCTGGACCCTGCCGATGTTCCACTGCAACGGCTGGGGGGGCGTGTACGCGCTCACCGGAATGGGCGGCACGCACGTCGTGCTGCGCAGCATCGACGCGAAGCGCATCTACGAGCTGATCGAGCAGAACGGCGTCACCTTCGCGTGTATGGCGCCTGCGGTGCTGCGCACGGTGCTCGACTACCCCGACAAGGCGAAGCACGAGATCGCCACGAAGCCGCGCTTCACGGTCGCGGGCGCGCCGCCGCCGGCTGCGTTCATCGAGCGGCTCGAGACGGAGCTCGGCTGGGACTTCATCCAGATCTACGGCCTGACCGAGACCGCGCCGGTGCTGACCGTCTCGCACCCGGACTTCGCGACCGAGAAGGAGGACTGGGCGCGCCGCTCGCGCGCGGGCGTGCCCGCGCTCGGCGTCGAGATCGCCGTGCTCGACGCAAACGAGCAGCCCGTGCCGCGCGACGGCAAGGCCGTCGGCGAGGTCTGCGCGCGCTCCAACGTCGTCTTCGCCGGCTACTGGCTGCAGCCCGAGGAGACCGCGGCGGCCGTGTACGGCGGCTACTTCCACACGGGAGATCTCGCGGTCTGGGACGAGATCGGCTCGATCCACATCGTCGACCGCAAGAAGGACGTGATCATCTCGGGCGGCGAGAACATCAGCTCGCCCGACATCGAGGCCGCGCTGTTCCGCCACCCCGCGGTGCTCGAGTGCGCGGTGATCGGCGTTCCGCACGAGAAGTGGGGCGAGACCCCGAAGGCGCTGGTCGTGCTGCGCCCCGGCAGCTCCGCCGACGAGAAGGAGCTGATCGCGTTCTGCCGCGAGCACCTGGCGCACTTCAAGTGCCCGACCTCGGTCGACTTCATGGACGCGCTCCCGCGCACCGCCACCGGCAAGCTGCAGAAATTCATGCTGCGCGAGAAGTACTGGAAGGGCGGCCGAAGGGTAAACTGA